The Mangrovibacterium diazotrophicum DNA window AACTGGGAAATCCAAATTCCAAGTATTGATGAGCAAAAAGAAATCGTACGCCGAGTAGAGTCGCTATTTGCCAAAGCCGATTCTTTGGAAGCTCAATACCAAAACCTAAAAGGGAACTTAGAGCAACTGCCTCAAGCACTGTTGGCTAAAGCTTTCCGCGGCGAGCTGGTGGAGCAACTCCCAACAGATGGCGATGCGCGAGATTTGTTGGCGGAGATACAGGAACTGAAAGGTGAAACAGCAGCTAAAGGAAGAAGTCGAACTTCCACTGCGGTAAGAAAAAAATCAACGATCAAAAATATGGATATTGAATCTATAATAAAGGAACATTTCAAAGATGAGAAGTTCTCATTCGATGATTTGAAGAGAGTAACAAAAGGTGATTATGAGACAATCCAGAAGAAGGTCTTTGAATTACTAAAGCGGAAAAAAGGATGGGGTTTAGTTCAAGAGTTTGATGACGGGAGAAAACAAATGATGTTAAAATCCAGAAACTATGAAACTAAAAAAGGTTAGTCTGAAGAATCCCGGTGCTAATGGTTTACTAAGGGAATTTGAATGGATTGCAAACTACGATTTAGATGATGTGAAGAGCCTAAATCCCAAATGTTTGATTGGAGTAAATGGCTCTGGTAAGTCTCAATTGTTGGAGGCTATTACTGAGATTTTCTATTTGCTGGAAGATCACTGGAAGAACAAAAACAAACTACCCGCCGATTTGTGCTTTAACTTAGAGTTCTTTCTAAACCGACCAGAAGGGATACACGAAGTAAGAATCACAAAGGAAGAAAAGAAAAAGGTTGAGGTATATGAAAGTGATGGCGCTGAGTTTTTTGAGTACAGCGGAAAACTTGAAGAATTGCTACCTCAAAGAATCGTTGGCTATACATCTGGTCAAAATGAAACTCTCTCTCTACGATACCTAGATGTTTATTCTGGTTATGCAGAAGAAGTCGGAAGTGCAGCCCTGAAACCGGAAAGTAAAGATAAAACCATAGAAACTCCGCGCTTCTCATGGGTTGATTATGATTCCAATATTGCGGTGCTTGTTGCAAATTTCATGCTCCGAAGTTCTACCGACTTATTGCCTTTTGAAAGTCAAATCAGGTTACAATCTATCGACTCATTCAGAGTTATCGTTCAATTAAAGTCAGGTAAAGAAATAAAACTCACCCATGAACTTGAAGGGTATATCGACAATCTAAAGCGGATTTCGACGACATATGACTACCTAGAATCAAGACAGTCATATGTGTTTGACTACTTCGTTGATGATCAATCACGAAGGGCATTTAATTCTTTCTTCAAAAACGCGTCTGAATTATTTCTTGCATTCTACAAACTGGGCCTGTTGAACGAATTAATGATTCAAAAGAAGGTAAGAGAAGGTATTAAAAAACAAAGAAAAGATCATAAAACAATTGTAAAACCGCCGATTGTCCCTGATAGTGATAAAGTGTTTCGATTTGATCGAGTAAAAGTAAACAGGACTGATATAAAGCATGAAATCGACTATATCGGATTAAGTGATGGAGAACACCAATTCGTTCATATT harbors:
- a CDS encoding restriction system-associated AAA family ATPase; this encodes MKLKKVSLKNPGANGLLREFEWIANYDLDDVKSLNPKCLIGVNGSGKSQLLEAITEIFYLLEDHWKNKNKLPADLCFNLEFFLNRPEGIHEVRITKEEKKKVEVYESDGAEFFEYSGKLEELLPQRIVGYTSGQNETLSLRYLDVYSGYAEEVGSAALKPESKDKTIETPRFSWVDYDSNIAVLVANFMLRSSTDLLPFESQIRLQSIDSFRVIVQLKSGKEIKLTHELEGYIDNLKRISTTYDYLESRQSYVFDYFVDDQSRRAFNSFFKNASELFLAFYKLGLLNELMIQKKVREGIKKQRKDHKTIVKPPIVPDSDKVFRFDRVKVNRTDIKHEIDYIGLSDGEHQFVHILGTILMFDEDNTLFLLDEPESHFNPIWRIQFLKTIKEITKHRFQDFLITTHAPYLLSDTPREDIYIFKRNGNDVTIEEPSKTTFGASFDELLDIAFEIKPPISQLSTERINNLVESQSEDEIRKGIATIGESAQKIRLFQRLVELKNKN